The proteins below are encoded in one region of Flavobacterium nackdongense:
- a CDS encoding sulfatase — MKSIQLKSLGFLFLIVSQYGHSQSKKETVATKPNVLFIAIDDMNNWASAMGGVAKTPNMEKLAKAGKLFTNAYCVVPACNPSRVAIMTGVRPETSGQYTNPGNFRDLPGNANRITLPLYLQQNGYEAIAAGKIFHNGRGKGTEPDPQSDPQSWNYQFPNDVGTKGHQLYLDKNNQAKWLEGAMYIEGMDSRKPEYLSKFGVWGVTPEKKEETADWKNAEFASNYLGEKHDKPFFLAVGLFRPHSPQIAPQEFFDMYPLESIQVPELPENDMDDIPEIAKTNFSSKFVELVKEKGQLQKATQGYLASMSFADACIGKILEGVENGPNKDNTIIVLWTDHGWQLAQKERWEKFSLWKQSTNSPLIIKYPNMKNPGESTNQAVSLLDLFPTVLDLSGIEKPDFLEGTSLVPLLTDANYKRKEPAITTYEKGNISVEKNDWNFIQYKDGSEELYNHATDPKEFKNVIKVKENQAIIKELRAYVTKLKNK, encoded by the coding sequence ATGAAATCTATACAGTTAAAGTCGCTAGGATTCTTATTTTTAATTGTCTCTCAATACGGACACAGTCAATCTAAGAAAGAAACAGTAGCAACAAAACCAAATGTTTTATTCATTGCCATTGATGATATGAATAATTGGGCAAGCGCTATGGGAGGTGTTGCTAAAACGCCAAATATGGAGAAATTGGCAAAAGCAGGAAAGTTATTTACCAATGCCTATTGCGTTGTGCCAGCTTGTAATCCATCAAGAGTGGCTATTATGACAGGGGTTAGACCAGAAACTTCAGGTCAATATACTAATCCTGGTAATTTTAGAGACTTACCGGGAAATGCTAACAGAATAACATTACCGCTCTATTTGCAACAAAATGGTTATGAGGCTATTGCTGCTGGAAAAATATTTCATAACGGTAGAGGAAAAGGAACTGAACCTGATCCTCAATCTGACCCTCAGTCTTGGAATTACCAATTTCCAAATGATGTTGGAACCAAAGGACATCAATTGTATTTAGATAAAAATAACCAAGCCAAATGGTTAGAAGGAGCGATGTATATAGAGGGCATGGATAGTAGGAAACCAGAGTACTTGAGTAAATTTGGAGTTTGGGGAGTAACTCCTGAGAAAAAAGAAGAAACGGCAGATTGGAAAAATGCGGAATTTGCTTCTAATTATTTAGGAGAAAAACACGATAAGCCTTTCTTTTTAGCGGTAGGACTTTTTAGACCTCATTCACCTCAAATTGCTCCTCAAGAGTTTTTTGATATGTATCCTTTAGAAAGTATACAAGTTCCTGAACTACCCGAAAACGATATGGATGATATACCAGAAATTGCCAAAACTAATTTTTCGTCAAAATTTGTGGAATTAGTTAAGGAAAAAGGGCAATTACAAAAGGCAACCCAAGGCTATTTAGCCTCGATGAGTTTTGCAGATGCTTGTATCGGAAAGATTTTAGAAGGTGTCGAAAATGGCCCCAACAAAGACAATACCATCATTGTATTGTGGACCGATCATGGTTGGCAATTAGCCCAAAAAGAAAGATGGGAAAAGTTTAGTTTATGGAAACAGTCCACTAATTCTCCTTTGATTATTAAGTATCCTAACATGAAAAATCCAGGGGAATCTACCAATCAAGCTGTTTCATTATTGGATTTATTCCCTACAGTACTTGATTTAAGTGGAATTGAAAAACCTGATTTTTTAGAAGGAACTTCCTTAGTGCCTTTATTAACTGATGCAAATTATAAAAGAAAAGAACCTGCGATCACCACTTATGAAAAAGGAAACATCAGTGTTGAGAAAAATGATTGGAACTTTATACAATACAAAGATGGCTCGGAAGAGTTATACAATCATGCCACAGATCCAAAAGAGTTTAAAAATGTCATTAAGGTAAAAGAAAATCAGGCTATAATAAAAGAATTGAGAGCCTATGTCACTAAATTAAAAAACAAATAG
- a CDS encoding GntR family transcriptional regulator, producing the protein MEIQHQDLSYEIYKRLKIKILANEFEAGSKLKQEHIAKLFGVSRMPLHRAFQMLENEMLIESVPRRGFYVTKIDPNLLIDAFECREALEGIAARRAAKTISKEQLKYLKSLFAKFINVTDINVAEYLESDQEFHNMIMKISGNQIINRLELLGNNTIRTFRGGLIRMPQETLSEHLGIIEALEKGDGDLAEKLTREHSRKSMEVFRKKNLK; encoded by the coding sequence ATGGAAATTCAACATCAAGACTTAAGTTACGAAATTTACAAAAGGCTAAAAATTAAAATATTAGCCAACGAATTTGAAGCCGGTTCAAAATTAAAACAAGAGCACATAGCCAAGTTATTTGGAGTAAGCAGAATGCCTTTACATAGAGCTTTTCAAATGCTAGAAAATGAGATGCTCATAGAGAGTGTTCCACGTCGAGGTTTTTATGTTACAAAAATTGATCCCAATCTATTGATTGACGCTTTTGAATGTCGTGAGGCACTAGAGGGTATTGCAGCCAGAAGAGCTGCGAAAACTATAAGTAAAGAGCAATTGAAATATTTGAAATCGTTATTTGCTAAATTTATTAATGTAACCGATATCAATGTAGCGGAATACTTGGAATCGGATCAGGAGTTCCATAATATGATTATGAAAATAAGTGGAAACCAAATTATAAACCGCCTTGAATTGTTAGGAAACAATACAATACGAACATTCAGAGGTGGATTAATAAGAATGCCACAAGAGACTTTATCGGAACATCTTGGCATAATTGAGGCCCTCGAAAAGGGCGATGGAGATTTAGCTGAAAAACTGA